From Tachypleus tridentatus isolate NWPU-2018 chromosome 8, ASM421037v1, whole genome shotgun sequence, a single genomic window includes:
- the LOC143223204 gene encoding ribonuclease kappa-B-like: protein MRICGPKTSVCCIILSVWGIIMLVLMGIFLYTQSVALAEDLPYDEKVSWKTPQEFLNEAERLYSKSAYNCWIAACLYVVTLVISFQQYYANRKASYTI from the exons ATGAGGATTTGCGGACCTAAAACTTCAGTGTGTTGTATAATTTTGAGTGTTTGGGGTATAATAATGCTG GTCTTGATGGGCATATTTTTATACACCCAAAGTGTTGCTTTAGCTGAAGATTTGCCATATGATGAGAAAGTAAGTTGGAAAACACCACAAGAGTTCTTGAATGAAGCAGAACGTCTCTATTCTAAAAGTGCTTATAACTGTTGGATAGCTGCATGTCTTTATGTGG tgacTCTGGTGATTTCATTTCAACAGTATTATGCCAATCGAAAAGCCAGCTATACCATCTAA